One genomic segment of Myxococcota bacterium includes these proteins:
- a CDS encoding cytochrome C oxidase subunit II — protein MIERYLEQVSTYAGDIDGLINLIAWFVGVWFLVAEFVFFYLIFKFRHREGHKGEYITGEEKHQKRFITIPHFLVLVCDIFIIIGAVRVWVDVKQTLPPADATVRIIGQQWAWSFVHPGPDGELDTADDIKTVESLNTEVGKVYHFQLESRDVLHDFSVPVFRLKQDAIPGRIISGWWKATKTGEWDIQCAEICGIGHGVMRARIKVQSAAEHASWMHENSPVASIASAN, from the coding sequence GTGATCGAGCGCTATCTCGAGCAGGTCTCCACCTACGCGGGCGACATCGACGGGCTGATCAATCTGATCGCCTGGTTCGTGGGTGTCTGGTTCCTCGTAGCGGAGTTCGTCTTCTTCTACCTGATCTTCAAGTTCCGCCACCGCGAAGGTCACAAGGGCGAGTACATCACGGGCGAGGAGAAGCATCAGAAGCGCTTCATCACGATCCCGCACTTCCTCGTCCTGGTCTGCGACATATTCATCATCATCGGCGCCGTCCGGGTGTGGGTGGACGTGAAGCAGACGCTGCCGCCGGCCGACGCCACCGTGCGCATCATCGGTCAGCAGTGGGCCTGGAGCTTCGTTCACCCCGGCCCGGACGGGGAGCTCGACACCGCCGACGACATCAAGACCGTCGAGTCGCTGAATACCGAGGTCGGGAAGGTCTATCACTTCCAGCTCGAGTCGCGCGACGTGCTGCACGACTTCTCCGTGCCGGTGTTCCGCCTGAAGCAGGACGCCATCCCCGGCCGCATCATCAGCGGCTGGTGGAAGGCGACGAAGACGGGCGAGTGGGACATCCAGTGCGCCGAGATCTGTGGAATCGGCCACGGAGTGATGAGGGCCCGGATCAAGGTCCAGTCGGCGGCCGAGCACGCCTCCTGGATGCACGAGAATTCACCGGTCGCGTCGATCGCGTCGGCCAACTAG
- a CDS encoding cytochrome C oxidase subunit IV family protein translates to MSEAAHHDDSHYWKIYYTLLVLLVVSVVGPFAEIWWLTLITAFGVAIVKAFLVCKHFMHLNIEARWVIYLLATMLVFMFLFFTAVAPDVMKWEGDNWVKPFVAQESSVQPH, encoded by the coding sequence ATGTCCGAAGCCGCACATCACGACGACTCTCACTACTGGAAGATCTACTACACGCTGCTGGTTCTGCTGGTCGTCAGCGTCGTGGGCCCGTTCGCCGAGATCTGGTGGCTCACCCTGATCACCGCCTTCGGCGTGGCGATCGTGAAGGCCTTCCTGGTCTGCAAGCACTTCATGCACCTCAACATCGAGGCGCGATGGGTGATCTACCTGCTGGCCACTATGCTCGTCTTCATGTTCCTCTTCTTCACGGCGGTGGCTCCCGACGTGATGAAGTGGGAGGGTGACAACTGGGTGAAGCCCTTCGTCGCCCAGGAGAGCAGCGTCCAACCCCACTAG
- a CDS encoding cbb3-type cytochrome c oxidase subunit I, whose protein sequence is MAETIDVGTHAGDDHGHDHHHEETFWSKYVFSTDHKMIGMQYMFTGMFMALIGGFFAYAFRMQLAFPGMDVPFWGIVTPAEYNALITNHGAIMIFWVAMPVLIAAFGNFLIPLMIGCDDMVFPKLNRLSYQIFLLSAVVLLASFVVENGGFGGAWTSYPPLSAKHEYSLTPLGSSLWITAVALEFVAFLIGGINFVTTAMNSRAPGMKLYDIPMVVWMIVVASILFMASVGPLIAGAIMLFMDQNLGTHFFDPNAGGDPILWQHLFWFFGHPEVYVVLLPATGITAEVMCVFARKKLFAYRTVLYTTFGTGVLSFTVWAHHQFIAGIDPRMAHVFTITTLLISIPIAEMMFVYIATLYGGDIRLKTPMLWALAFIAEFLIGGVTGIFLGASGADIYFHDTYFVLAHFHYTFFPIAIIGVYAGVTFWYPKMFGKMMNDTLGKIHFWGTIIPFNCIFIPLFVLGAAGQHRRIHDFTQYPELAQYQDVRVFATVSLVIMLLFQFVFIYNFFMSLRKGKDAGPNPWNSTTLEWTTESPPGHGNWKELPTVYRGPYEYQVPGRDKDFWPQNEPN, encoded by the coding sequence ATGGCGGAGACCATCGACGTCGGGACCCACGCGGGCGACGACCACGGCCACGACCACCACCACGAAGAGACGTTCTGGAGCAAGTACGTCTTCTCCACCGACCACAAGATGATCGGCATGCAATACATGTTCACGGGCATGTTCATGGCGCTCATCGGCGGTTTCTTCGCCTACGCCTTCCGCATGCAGCTGGCCTTCCCCGGCATGGACGTGCCCTTCTGGGGAATCGTCACGCCGGCGGAATACAACGCGCTGATCACCAACCACGGCGCGATCATGATCTTCTGGGTGGCCATGCCCGTGTTGATCGCGGCCTTCGGGAACTTCCTGATCCCGCTGATGATCGGCTGCGACGACATGGTCTTCCCGAAGCTGAATCGGCTCAGCTATCAGATCTTCCTGCTTTCGGCGGTCGTCTTGCTGGCGTCCTTCGTCGTAGAGAACGGGGGCTTCGGAGGCGCCTGGACGTCCTACCCGCCGCTCTCGGCGAAACACGAATACAGCCTGACACCACTCGGGTCGTCGTTATGGATCACAGCCGTCGCACTCGAGTTCGTGGCGTTCCTGATCGGCGGCATCAACTTCGTCACCACCGCGATGAACTCGCGGGCCCCGGGGATGAAGCTGTACGACATTCCGATGGTGGTCTGGATGATCGTGGTCGCGAGCATCCTGTTCATGGCTTCGGTCGGGCCCCTGATCGCCGGCGCGATCATGCTCTTCATGGACCAGAACCTCGGCACCCACTTCTTCGATCCGAACGCGGGTGGCGATCCGATCCTCTGGCAGCACCTCTTCTGGTTCTTCGGGCACCCCGAGGTCTACGTCGTGCTGCTGCCGGCCACGGGCATCACCGCCGAGGTGATGTGCGTGTTCGCGCGCAAGAAGCTCTTCGCCTACCGCACGGTGCTCTACACCACCTTCGGCACCGGCGTCCTCAGCTTCACGGTGTGGGCGCACCACCAGTTCATCGCGGGCATCGATCCCCGCATGGCCCACGTCTTCACGATCACGACGCTGCTCATCTCGATTCCCATCGCCGAGATGATGTTCGTCTACATCGCGACACTCTACGGCGGTGACATCCGCCTGAAGACACCCATGCTCTGGGCCCTGGCGTTCATCGCCGAGTTCCTGATCGGCGGTGTCACGGGCATCTTCCTGGGCGCGAGTGGCGCGGACATCTACTTCCACGACACCTACTTCGTGCTGGCCCACTTCCACTACACGTTCTTCCCGATCGCGATCATCGGGGTCTACGCGGGCGTGACGTTCTGGTACCCGAAGATGTTCGGGAAGATGATGAACGACACGCTGGGGAAGATTCACTTCTGGGGAACGATCATCCCCTTCAATTGCATCTTCATCCCACTCTTCGTACTGGGCGCGGCCGGCCAGCACCGCCGCATCCATGACTTCACCCAGTACCCCGAGTTGGCGCAGTACCAGGACGTCCGCGTGTTCGCGACCGTGTCGCTGGTGATCATGCTGCTCTTCCAGTTCGTGTTCATCTACAACTTCTTCATGAGCCTGCGGAAGGGGAAGGACGCGGGGCCGAACCCGTGGAACTCGACGACGCTCGAGTGGACGACCGAGTCGCCCCCGGGTCACGGCAACTGGAAGGAGCTGCCGACGGTCTATCGCGGCCCCTACGAGTATCAGGTGCCCGGCCGCGACAAGGACTTCTGGCCGCAGAACGAACCCAACTAG
- a CDS encoding cytochrome c oxidase subunit 3, whose protein sequence is MRPIANTRSATGIPTGRLAVWWVVASEIVIFGGLLASYIMQRFAHPEWADQAAVTDWRIGGFNTLVLLSSSLSAVLAHQAAERGDGKRAAKLLYVTCLGAVMFICVKAFEWYTEISHGYTLQSNTFWSFYYTAAGIHALHVIAGAIIMLIVAKDAAKNLELHRVELIGIYWHFVDVVWIFLFPLLYIAK, encoded by the coding sequence ATGCGACCCATTGCCAACACCCGCAGTGCTACCGGGATCCCCACTGGACGGCTCGCCGTCTGGTGGGTGGTGGCCTCGGAAATCGTGATCTTCGGAGGCCTCTTGGCCTCCTACATCATGCAGCGATTCGCGCACCCCGAGTGGGCGGACCAGGCGGCCGTGACCGACTGGCGCATCGGCGGTTTCAACACGCTGGTGCTGCTCTCCTCGAGCCTCTCGGCCGTGCTCGCCCACCAGGCAGCCGAGCGGGGCGATGGGAAGCGGGCAGCGAAGCTGCTCTACGTGACCTGCCTCGGTGCGGTGATGTTCATCTGCGTGAAGGCCTTCGAGTGGTACACGGAGATCAGCCACGGCTACACGCTGCAGTCGAACACCTTCTGGTCGTTCTACTACACGGCAGCCGGCATCCACGCCCTGCACGTCATCGCGGGCGCGATCATCATGCTCATCGTGGCCAAGGACGCGGCGAAGAACCTCGAGCTCCACCGGGTGGAGCTGATCGGGATCTACTGGCACTTCGTCGACGTCGTCTGGATCTTCCTCTTTCCCCTTCTCTACATCGCCAAGTAG
- a CDS encoding cytochrome c oxidase subunit 3 — protein sequence MARSSADLRVISDPRPPPALPSAVLGMSIFVVTEAMMFAGLISAFLIVKASSTGAWPPPGQPRLPVEETAFNTVALLVSGVFLWRAKRAFEETPASALRPLAIAMGLGTFFVLFQGYEWALMLTQGLTITSSNHGSFFYLIVGMHALHAVIGLALLGHAFWRLQSGFLSASRFSAAQIFWLFVVGLWPVLYVLVYT from the coding sequence ATGGCCCGTTCCTCCGCCGACCTCCGCGTCATCAGTGATCCCCGCCCGCCGCCGGCGCTGCCCAGCGCCGTGCTCGGAATGAGCATCTTCGTCGTCACCGAGGCGATGATGTTCGCGGGCCTGATCAGCGCCTTCCTGATCGTGAAGGCGAGCTCGACCGGCGCCTGGCCGCCGCCGGGCCAGCCGCGGCTGCCCGTCGAAGAGACCGCCTTCAACACGGTCGCGCTGCTCGTGAGCGGCGTGTTCCTGTGGCGCGCGAAGCGCGCCTTCGAAGAGACGCCCGCGAGCGCGCTGCGACCCCTGGCGATCGCCATGGGCCTCGGCACCTTCTTCGTGCTCTTCCAGGGCTACGAGTGGGCGCTGATGCTGACCCAGGGCCTCACGATCACCTCCAGCAATCACGGCAGCTTCTTCTACCTGATCGTGGGCATGCACGCGCTGCACGCCGTGATCGGTCTGGCGCTTCTGGGCCATGCCTTCTGGCGCCTCCAGAGCGGCTTCCTGTCGGCCAGCCGCTTCTCGGCGGCGCAGATCTTCTGGCTCTTCGTGGTGGGGCTCTGGCCCGTCCTCTACGTGTTGGTCTACACCTGA